GAAGGAGCTTTCTTGGTATCGAGAACGAGCCCCTCGTCGAGTATATCATCGACCAGGATATCGTTAATGGTCACTTTGCCGGTGTTCTGCAATTCGAGACGGCAGGCGAACGGCACGCCACGAATAATTTTCGAGGAGGCTTTTTTGTGTACCACCAGTCCCGGTTTCGAAAGTGCTGTCTGGACCACCACGCCATGTTCGAAGGTAACCTTGCTCACGAACTTGATATCTGTAGCGTCGGGTTCCGGCTTCAGAACCACTTCCACCTGCTTGCTGGCTCCCATTTTCAGAGTTCCGATTTTGATCCGGCCATCCGGGGGCAGAGGCTTTCCTTCCTCCTTGCCTTCGATTTTGTAACTCACTCCAGTCGTTCCTTTGGGGGCCGGGCAGATCAAGAAGACTTCGTAAGCATCGGCGGCCGAGCGGTTGGAGGCGCGGACGATATACTTGACCTCTTTTTCTTTTTGGGCATGCGCCGGGCCGATCACCATGAGCGAAACGGCGGGCGTCGGCAACTGCTCGCCCATGAAACTGCTGGGAGCCGTGAAGGGCGAGCTGTTGGGAACCGGATTCATCGGGACCTGCCCGGCCACCGGCTGAATGGCCCCGGGCTCTTCGGAGGAGTCCGCTCGAGGTGGCTCCGGAGTTTCTAGAACGTTTCGGGGCAGCCTGGATGGTTCCTGAAATTGGCCAGCGAACGTTCGCGAACTCAGGGCGAGCAAGGCGACCAAGGGTAACAGAGTTGTCAATCGCACGGGTGCCATCCTTGGTACCTCAGGGGATTCCGAAATCGAGAACAGTATGCCCAGCATACCACTCCTGTGCAATTTCTGAAAAGGTCACTTTCAATTTCGCCAGATTCGCAAGAAAACCGAGGAGCCAATTCCTCGGGTTCGCTGAACCCCGATAAGGCAGGCAAGTTGAGAAATGTAGGCATTTAACCGTAAAGGTCATCAGATCATCAATATTCACATAGTGGAAACGGGCAAAATGATGACCTTACTAGGCATTTTCAGGACGCTAACTCTTGCGAATTGCTGCAAATCGGTCAAAAACGAGCTCAAATTTGGACGCAGCAAACAGCCAACAGGCGCGATTCTCAAGTTACCTCGGATTCGGACAACTCGGGCTCGAAAAAGGCTTTTTGGAGCCGCGTTTCATTAGAACATAATTCGATGCTGCAGACAATCTAGGAGGAGGGGGAATGCCCGATCTTTTCAACTTGCATGGGCGGAGCCAATGGCACCCCAAAACGCAAAGATTTCTCGGGAAAAATGGAGTTCAACTAGGGCCGCACTGAATTGCCTCTTTCTCCTACAATCCCCGGTTCTGCCTTGACTGTTTGCCCATTTTCGCAAAAGATGATCTCACTAATAGTTTCACCGGGAGTACCCTGCATGATTCGCCATTACCTGCTTGCTAGCTTACTACTGCTGTTCACCAGCCTGTTCTGCACCCCAGCCCGCTCGGCTGACACCGATAAGAAAAAGGATTCCGGGCCGGTCATTGCTCATATGAAAATCAGCGGCAGCCTCAGCGAAGGTCCGGGAGGCGCTGAAGGTCTGTTCGGCGGCGGCAACAGCGACAACCTCTCGAGCCGGTTGGAAAAGATCCACAAAGCGAAACTCGACCCGAACGTCAAAGCCCTTTACCTGCAAATTGAAGAACCTTCCCTGGGGCTCTTCTCCTTCGGCAAAATCGAAGAGCTCCGCAAGGCCATCGCCGATTTCCGGACCTCCGGCAAACCGGCCGTCGCTTACCTCGAAAGCATCGGTGGCCTGGAATATCTGATCGCCTCCGCCTGCGATACTATCGCCATCCCGGAGTCGGGCGAATTTGGTCTGACCGGCCTGCACCTGGAAATGCAGTTCTTCAAGGAGATATTCGAAAAAGTAAAAATCAAAGCCGACTTCCTGACCATGGGCGAAGCCAAAGGCGCTGCCGATCCGTATCTGCGAACGGAAATGAGCCCGGAGAATCGCAAACAGTACGAAATGGTGCTCGATGATCTCTACGAAAAAAGCCTGATCGAAGGCATCAAGAACGATCGGCCAGCCAAGAAATGGACCACCGAACAAGTGAAGGAACTGATCAACACCGCACCCCACACGGCCAAGAAAGCCCTGGAAGTCGGACTGGTCGATCAACTGGCCTACCCCAACGAATTCGAAGCGAGCCTGATCAAGAAATTCGAAGACGGTAAGAGCAAGATCGTCCGCAACTACGGCAAAAAGGTCGATCCCGATGCGGACAATCCCTTCGCCGCGCTGATGAAGATCATGCAGCCGCAGAAGAAGACTTCGTCTAAGAAGCCGAAGATCGCCGTGATCTACGCCGTGGGGGAAATCTCCACCGGCAAGAGCGGCGGCGGCCTGATGGGCGGCCATACGATGGGTTCCACCACCATGGTCGAAGCCATCGAACAGGCCGATAAGGACGAAACGGTGAAAGCCATTGTTCTTCGCATCGACAGCCCGGGAGGTTCCGCGCTGGCCAGCGACTTGATGTGGAACGCCTTGCGAAACTGCAAAAAACCAGTAATCGCCAGCATGGGCGATGTGGCCGCGAGTGGCGGCTATTACATTGCCATGGGTGCGAAGAAAGTTTACGCCGAACCGGGTACCCTGACCGGTTCCATCGGCGTACTGGGCGGCAAGCTGGTGCTGGGTGAAACCTTTAAATGGCTCGGTCTGCATACCCAGACGCTCAACCGCGGTCAGAACGCCGGCTGGTCGTCGACGAACACGATCTTTTCTGAATCGGAACGTAAGGCCATCACTAATGTGATGTCGAACGTTTACGATCAATTCCTGGATCGCACCGTGCAGAATCGCAAAGCGGCCGGAGTGGACCTGCCTTTGGATAAACTCAAGCCAATAGCCGGGGGCCGCATCTGGACCGGTCGGCAGGCGAAAGAACGCGGACTGGTCGATGAACTGGGTACCTTGCATGATGCTTTGGAAGAAGCCAAGAAGGAAGCCAAGTTCGATCCCAAGGTTGAACCGGAACTGTTGATTCTGCCCGAGCCGACCAACTTCCTGGATCGTTTCCTGGACGGCGGCCTCGGCGCCCGGGTGAATGTGCTGAATCAACTGGGGCTGAGTTCGGATTCGCTGCTGGGCTTAGGTGAGCATCTGAAAATGCTGGAGCCGTTCTTCAACAACCCGCGCGAAAAGGTCTGGCTCTTGGCTCCGGTGAATGGAAAGATTCGGTAGGAGTAGAAAAGATTAAATTTGTCCCACCCCGGCGATGTGCCCAACGGGGTGGCTATTTGTTAACGCGAGAAAGATCAGGATTCTGAAAAGGCTTCGATCTTCTCCCTATGATGGTGCTGATTTGGAACTCCTCTGGAATACGCACTGGAAGATAGCCAGTGCTGCCCGCCGAGCTAATCGAATTGGAAAGCGGCCATGTATCTTCAAATCGTCCACGTCAAGAATTATCGCTGTTTGCGGGACATAACCGTGTCATTTTCACCAGGCTTGAATGTCATCGCTGGCGAAAACAATACGGGAAAAACTGCGCTTTTAGACGCCATCAGAGCAGCATTAGGGCCCGCAGCCGCTACTGGTGAGGCAATTAGGCTTACTCAGGATGATCGGCATAGGACGAAGGAAGGGACCTATATAGATGCCCCTATATCGGTTAAGTTGATATTTGCTGATCTCACGGAGCAGGAACAAGGCCAGTTCATTGACATATTGAATTACAACCCTACTGAGCCGAGCGAATCAACAGCACAAATCAATTTTCAATGGAACTGGAATGCAAAAACTGGCCGCTATAGCATCAATCGGTGGGGAGGGAGCGCAGGCAGTTCCGAAAGTGGCATTCCAGAAGATGTACTGCAATCTGTGCCCGTGACTCTCCTCGGAGCTCTAAGAGATGCAGCTTCGGCCTTGTTGCCGGGGAGGAACAGCAGACTCGCCCATTTACTCATCGCTCATGCTACAGAAGAGGAAAAAGAGTCGCTCGTTAAATTCGTCGTCACAGCTAACAACGCATTGGAGAAAGACAAACTTGTTTCGAGAACCCAAGAGTTAATTAAGACCACATTGCAGAAAGCATCAGGGCCGATGATGGCTCAGGAAGCTGCGATCAAAACGGCCGAGCCAGAATTCGATAAAGTGGTTCAGAGTTTGAGACTCGTAATTGCCCGGTTGGGCTCCAACGGTAATATGGTGCTTGACGAATTACGATCTAATGGGTTAGGCTACAACAATCTTCTTTTTATCGCAACGGTAATGCTAGAGCTCAACGCTGCGAAATCTGCCCTGATGCCGCTGTTGCTAGTCGAGGAGCCAGAAGCACATTTACATCCCCAATTGCAGATATTACTTGCCAATTTCCTAAGTGATCCGCAAGGAATCCACCAAGCGAAAGTCCAGACTCTCGTAACAACACACTCGCCTACTATTGCTGCGCATGTATCACCGGCAAACTTGCGAATACTTCATCGCGGGAAGGATGAAGCATTACGATGTGCCTCATTCGGTGACTGTTCAATTGAAAAGCGTCAACTTCAACAACTTAGGCGAATGTTTGATGTGACTAAGGCTGCCATTCTATTCGCTAAAGGAGTACTGTTAGTCGAAGGAATTACTGAAGCATTATTGCTCCCTGTTTTGGCCCGCCGCGAAGGATTCAACCTTGAAGCGGCTGGCGTTTCGGTAGTACCAGTGTGCGGGGTAGATTTTGTTTCGATTTGCAATCTTTATGGAGATAAAGGACTTCACACCCCTATTGCAGTCGTCACTGATGGGGATTCAGGAACAGAACGTTGCGGATCTGGGAAGGCTTCGGAATGGGAATCGAAATTGCCGAAGTTTGACACTAACGGGAAACCAATGATCTGTGATCGTGTAGTTAAATTGAAAAAAGAGTACGAAAATCACGAATTCATCAGGATCCATAACTCTGACGTGACTCTCGAATACTCGCTGGCATCAGCGGGGGAAAAGAACCCCTCTATCATGTGCGATGTCTGGGTAAACCAGTTCGAGAAGACACCAAAAACCTTGAACCATGAAAAATTGAAGGCCTGCAATGGTAAGCATTCCGAGCAAGTTCTAACTATTTGGCGAGGTATTTGCCTTGCGGATACAGCATACTCAAAAGCAGAATTCGCTCAAGCGCTTGCCGAGACTTTAGAAGAAAAAAATGTTCAAGGACAATACCTCATACCTACATCAGATTTTGTCGTTCCAAAATACCTGAAAGACGCATTCGGCCATGTTGCGCAAAAATCAACCAAAGCCTCCAACTGAAGAGCAAGAGGCTGCTTTACGTTCCGATGCTCGAATCACGGTTGTCCGCGCATGTCCTGGTGCTGGCAAGACCGAAGTATTCGTAGAGGCCATTCGAACGCGCCTCCGGCATTGGGACCATCTGAATGGCGGACTCGCAGCACTCTCATTTACAAATGTAGCCAGGGACACCATCGAGGAACGAATTGGGGGGGCGACACCTTATCCACATTTTATTGGTACACTGGACGCTTTCAGCTATCGCTTCATCGTCAAGCCTTTCGGGCATCTGGTTGGACTACCACAAAACGCCATTCGTCTTTTCCCCGCCACTATAGCCAAAGTACTAGAAGATCCAGTGATAAAGGTGGGTGACAAAAACCACGAACGAGCCTCGATTTACTCCATCTCTTTTTTCGGCGGTGATCGTGAAAAACCTCGGATGAAGACAAAGCTGTCAAGGTCCAATGATTTCGTTGTACCTCCAGCAAGTGAAATTCGAGTTCTGAATGAGAAAAAGCGATTTTGGAAGAGCACTGGTATAGTCACTCACTCGGATTGCCATTACTTGTCTTGTTGTATCGTCAATCATCCAACTTTTGGAAAGAACGTAAGAAAGATTCTGACCTCTCGTTTCCCAGTCATACTAATCGATGAGCTCCAAGATACAGGTTTCTTTTTGGCCCGCGCTTTTCTTGCAATTCTTGCAGAAGAAAAATCGTTCGGTTTTGTAGTGGGGGATCCTAACCAAGCCATTTATGGATTCAGTGGTGCTAACCCTAGTATTTTCAAAGATTTCGAATCACTTGCAAACGCAAAATCGTTGTCTCTTTCACTCAGCCATAGATGCTCGAAGGCTGTGGCAAAAGTAGCCAACGCTTTATCCTCTACGGGGAGTGAACTTATACCTATACCTTCAGCAATTGACGGATCGGCTTGTCTTAGTGTTCATGATCTAGAGGAAGCGGTTCTTTCTCCGGCGCATGTGGAATTTTTGAAAAGCCTCAAAATTGGAAGTTCTCTTGCAATTCTCTCACGTAGGACAAAAACTGCCTGCGGTCTGAAAGGCGAGATAGTCAAGGATGAATTTAGAGGAGTTTCAAAAGCTGCTAGAAGGGTCCATCGCGCCTTACAACTCCTCATCAATGGCGAACCACGCGAGGCACACAAATTACTCCAAACAGAACTTGCAAGGATTATCCTAGGTGATGAAACGGCTAAAGCGATTGCTTGGGAAGAAAGGGGCATTTCGCAATTGAATTTGCGAAACGCCGTATTCAGCGTCTTGAGGAATTCATTCGTGTATATCCCGAATGAGTCATGGAACGAGTGGGTAAAGCGAACTCGAGATAAAGTTATGGAAGCGGCGAAATCGCTCGGCTGGACAGACGATGGAAAGGCATTCCTCACATACAGGTCGTGCAACGAGAAGGGCAATACTCCTCGTTCCAATTTCATGAAAACTAGTTCTTCCATGGATTGGGATGTGGTGAGTACAATTTCAACTATCCACAAAGTCAAAGGTGCGGAATTTGATACTGTGATCTTATTCGTGCCAAAAACTACAAAAGGAAATTGCCCATCGATAGAGTGGTGGCCTGGTGCTACTGACGCTGATGAAAGAAGAATCGCCTATGTCGCGGTATCTCGGGCAAAAATTCGTTTCGTGTTGTGTGTCCACAAATCAGTTTTCAAAGCGATAGAGCAGCTTCGACCTGATTTCATCAAGTGTTTCGAAGAATCGATTCCGATGCCGCAAGTCTCCAAGCCCGAAACACCATCATTATTTTGATGACTTCTTGAATCGTGAGAGGGAGGAAATTGAAAACGAGAAGACCGATTGTAACCGTGAGCTGTAATCATCGAATTGTTCCAGAGGCTTGTTACCTTGGCGTCCGCCTGATAACAGCGGCAGGAGACAGGTTATTCCTATCATTCGTCTCAAATCATTGAAAAGTAATCTGTTGGTGCTCGAGCTATTTGCCAGAGTACGAAAAATCAAGCTTCTAAAACGGCTTCGATCTTCTCCAATGACTCTGCTGATTTGGGAACTTCTCTAGAATACGCACATGCAGATAGCCAGTGCCACGCAAGCCAAATCAGGAGATGGGGTTAGGATTAGAGAGAATCTAGCTAGTGTAGTGCCTCAGAAATAGCGTTACCTTTAGCTACTTTTTGCGGTTTACTCTATAGAGAAGGAGAAAACCCATGAAAGTCGCGCTGCCAATTTCGCTGTCCGAGGAGGAACGTCAAACTTTGACTGCTTGGTCTCGGGGACGAAGCACTCCCGCTCGGCTGGTCCTGCGGGCGAAGATCATACTCGCGGCGGCCGCAGGTGTACTGAACAAGGATATTGCTCAGCAGTGCGGCACGTCGAAACCCACGGTGGCGCGCTGGCGGACCCGATTTGCGAAGCTGCGTTTGGCGGGTATCGAACGGGACGCTTCGCGGCCGGGTCGAACGCCAGCGATCAGCGGGAAAGTCGTCGAAGAAATTCTCCGCAAGACCACTCAGGAGAAACCATCCGGTGCGACTCATTGGAGCACACGAACGATGGCCCAAGAGGTGGGAGTGAGCAAAGCCACCGTGCAGCGGGTTTGGTCGTCCCATGGCCTGAAGCCTCATTTGCTTAAGACCTTCCAGGTATCGAATGATCCTCAATTCGCCGAGAAACTGTGGGATGTAGTGGGCTTGTACTTGAACCCTCCCGAGCACGCCCTGGTGCTGAGTTGCGATGAGAAGAGTCAGATTCAAGCCCTTGATCGCACGCAAAAAAGCTTGCCGATGGTACCCGGCCGTTGCGGCACTCTGACTCACGATTACATGCGTCATGGCACCACCACTCTGTTCGCGGCTTTGAACGTGGCAGAAGGAGTAGTAATTGGCGAATGCATGCCGCGACATCGACACCAGGAATGGATCAAGTTTCTCAAACGGATCGATGCCGCCACCGATCCGTCCTTGGACTTGCATTTGATCGTGGACAACTACGCTACGCACAAGCATCCCAAGGTTCGGCGTTGGTTGGCCCGACATCCTCGATTCCACATGCATTTCACCCCCACGAGCAGTTCCTGGATGAATCTGGTGGAGCGTTGGTTTCGCGACTTGACGGACAAACGACTGCGTCGAGGCACATTTCGAAGTGTGCCGCAGTTGATCCAGGCGATTGAAGACTACATCGATCATCACAACAACACAGGAAAGGGATTCCAATGGACTGCCAAAGCCGAGGCTATTCTGGAGAAAGTCCGCCGGGCGAGGGCTACCCTGGATAAAACACCTTCCGTGTGAGACACTACACTAGTGCCACCCGCCGTTCTTTGCGAATCCTCGCGAAAAAGTCTGGCTCTTGGCTCCGGTAAATGGGAAAATCCGGTAAATCTTTTTGCATCACCCATCGGTAATGGATAACGGTGGGTATTCTGGGTATGGGCAAAAGTTGGTGCCAGATTACCACGGAGTTCGGGTCTGAAGAGGGGGATTGGCGGATTCAAAGCTTATAAGTACTTGGAGATTCAATGATGTCTTCGGGAGATTCGGGCAATATTTCTACAAAGGGAAAGTCTCATCCCACGGATACCCGAGACGCAAACACCTCGCCATCGGACGATGGAACCGCCACCTGGTTCCTGTTAGGCATCGGGCTCATCGCCCTGATCTGCTTGATTATCGGAATCTTATCGCACGGATTTGAATGGAAGCGTATTCTGACGGCGGCGGGTTCCATGCTGTCGGGAATCGCCTTCATGGCCATTGGCTTGCTAGAGTTGGAATGGCTGGAACGCATCGTCGGAATCTTCGATGGAATTTTCGGCCTGGTGGTCCAATGGTGCTGGACGAGCTGGTATGGATCTCTTTCAGACGCGGACGCGCTGGGCCGTCGGGGAGCCAGCGTCATCTGGATGATCGCCGGCATAGCGTTGTACATATCCGGGTGCCTGATTGCCTTGCGGGTGATCAAGGTTTTTTGAATCCCTCTTTCCCCTCGCTCCCTCTAAATTCACAAAATTTGATGCGAGGCGGTGTCCGAAAATTTCTTCGGGAATATCGACGTGGGGATCTCCTTGAAGCACTCGGCAAGATGGCCCTCTCCCTAAGACAGTGTTCGCGCAACGACTGATCTTGCTCGAATTATTGATCTGAAGTACTCTGTCTGCGCTATTCCTTTTTGAGAGACAAAAATGCGAATGCTTACATTTTTTTTTTCTGATTATTCAAATAATTTATCACAGTTCAGTGCATGCTCAAACCGCATCGAATGTCTCCGAACGCTTGAAGGAGGATCCTTTTCGTGACCAGCTAAAGCAGTTCGAAAAGTGTCGATTTGATGCGAAGAAAAGCGAAGCGTTTTTCAAGGAGATTGGTCCGAAAGAAATTCAAGTTTGGGAAAAAGCGGTCGAGAATGGTTATCCCATAGCCCAATACTTTTACGCGCAATGTCTCCATAACGGATATGGTGTTGCGAAGGATCAGGATGCCGCCATGAATTGGTTTCGAAAGTCGGCAGAAGGCGGGCTACCCATTGCCATGTCTTGTATCGGTGCTCATTTCGAATTCGATTCAAAAGAAAAGAATTTGATTCAAGCCATCAAGTGGTATCAGAAAGCGGCGGCGCTGGACGATAGTGACGGGATGTATCTTCTGGGTAGAAATTCTCTGTCGGACAAAAGGAACAAGGATGATCTGGATCTGGCTTTGAGCTGGCTGAAAAAGTCAGCCGATTTTGGGAATCCGGCGGCGATGTACCAGCTGGGAGTTTACAGCGAATCCTTGAATAATATTGAAGGATTTAAGGTCGCTGCGGAATGGTATCGCAAAGCAAGCGAACAGAATGTCGCCGTGGCGATGAATCGACTTTCACAACTATATATGGTTGGTCGCGGTTTTGTTGCGGACGAGAAAAAAGCATTTCAGTGGATGCTGAAAGCAGCTGAGGCGGGCGATCCGGATTCCATGCTCGAAGTCGCTAAATTCCTCAAATTGGGGTATGGTGTCGAAAAAAATCTTCGCGAGAGCCAGAAGTGGATTCTTTCGGCAACTAAGAAATTTGAAGAAGGCGCGAAGCGAAAAGAGATTTACTCGGTGCGAAAGTTGGCTTCAATGTATTGGCAGGGATTGGGAGTTACTAAAAATAAGTCCGAGGCTGTTAACTTGCTTCGAGCAGCTGCGAAATTGGGGGATCAGCGATCCAAAGATTTGCTGCTGGAAATGGTTTTAAACGAAGAGCTTGTCTCTCGAGATGGGATATTGATATCCTCGAAAACATCCGGGGATCTATCGCAAATTCGGGTCATCGATTCTCCCCTTTTGAACGGTTTAGAAATCAGACAAAAACTGCCGCCTGCATTCGAGCTCCGCTGCGATTACTTGGCGGAGGAATCTCCTCCGTCGAAATGATTTTTACTGGTTATGGAATGCATTGTCGCCGAGGCTTTTGATCGATCAGTCCAAAGGTCCTCGAGTCGTCCCTTTCGCGGTGGGGTGGTACTGCTTGTTCCTATGAATTGGCAAAAGTTGTTGACTAATAATGTATTGGGAGGCACGGTTTATTTGTCAGCGTACGAAAACTTAATCCTCTGAAAAGGCTAAGATCCTCATCCTGTGACTCTTATAAGTTAGCGTTTTTTCTGGAATACGCACTGACGGATAGCCACCCAAGACAAATCGTGATAAAGGGTTAAAATCAAAGTGATGACCTGGTCAGTACCAGCCTGCCGAGCCCTGCAAATCACTGTCAGTACTTTTTTATTTATTTTTTTATTTTAACATTAATTTCTATTTACTTTTTATTAAGTAAGATGTAGATTAGTTTAAGAAAGCATTACGAAATGACTTTTGTGTCACCTGGGTTTTAGTAATACTCCTCCTCATCCGTCGAAATCCGTTCTTGATTCTTCGAGTAGAGTTTCTTTCAAGTAGGAGAGTAGTCTATCTGGTTTGAATTTTACTTCTGTTAAAATTTCAACGGCTTCATCCTATAGTTCTTGCAGATCTTTCAGAAGGAGATTGGCGCAGTGCCTGTATTTAAGGTGGCTCCGGTGTTGTTCGACGACGGGGAGACACCGGCTATTTTCCAGTGTCAAAAAGATTGGAATTCTGGAATTGCA
The genomic region above belongs to Telmatocola sphagniphila and contains:
- a CDS encoding UvrD-helicase domain-containing protein; translation: MLRKNQPKPPTEEQEAALRSDARITVVRACPGAGKTEVFVEAIRTRLRHWDHLNGGLAALSFTNVARDTIEERIGGATPYPHFIGTLDAFSYRFIVKPFGHLVGLPQNAIRLFPATIAKVLEDPVIKVGDKNHERASIYSISFFGGDREKPRMKTKLSRSNDFVVPPASEIRVLNEKKRFWKSTGIVTHSDCHYLSCCIVNHPTFGKNVRKILTSRFPVILIDELQDTGFFLARAFLAILAEEKSFGFVVGDPNQAIYGFSGANPSIFKDFESLANAKSLSLSLSHRCSKAVAKVANALSSTGSELIPIPSAIDGSACLSVHDLEEAVLSPAHVEFLKSLKIGSSLAILSRRTKTACGLKGEIVKDEFRGVSKAARRVHRALQLLINGEPREAHKLLQTELARIILGDETAKAIAWEERGISQLNLRNAVFSVLRNSFVYIPNESWNEWVKRTRDKVMEAAKSLGWTDDGKAFLTYRSCNEKGNTPRSNFMKTSSSMDWDVVSTISTIHKVKGAEFDTVILFVPKTTKGNCPSIEWWPGATDADERRIAYVAVSRAKIRFVLCVHKSVFKAIEQLRPDFIKCFEESIPMPQVSKPETPSLF
- a CDS encoding SEL1-like repeat protein; the encoded protein is MHAQTASNVSERLKEDPFRDQLKQFEKCRFDAKKSEAFFKEIGPKEIQVWEKAVENGYPIAQYFYAQCLHNGYGVAKDQDAAMNWFRKSAEGGLPIAMSCIGAHFEFDSKEKNLIQAIKWYQKAAALDDSDGMYLLGRNSLSDKRNKDDLDLALSWLKKSADFGNPAAMYQLGVYSESLNNIEGFKVAAEWYRKASEQNVAVAMNRLSQLYMVGRGFVADEKKAFQWMLKAAEAGDPDSMLEVAKFLKLGYGVEKNLRESQKWILSATKKFEEGAKRKEIYSVRKLASMYWQGLGVTKNKSEAVNLLRAAAKLGDQRSKDLLLEMVLNEELVSRDGILISSKTSGDLSQIRVIDSPLLNGLEIRQKLPPAFELRCDYLAEESPPSK
- a CDS encoding ATP-dependent nuclease, whose product is MYLQIVHVKNYRCLRDITVSFSPGLNVIAGENNTGKTALLDAIRAALGPAAATGEAIRLTQDDRHRTKEGTYIDAPISVKLIFADLTEQEQGQFIDILNYNPTEPSESTAQINFQWNWNAKTGRYSINRWGGSAGSSESGIPEDVLQSVPVTLLGALRDAASALLPGRNSRLAHLLIAHATEEEKESLVKFVVTANNALEKDKLVSRTQELIKTTLQKASGPMMAQEAAIKTAEPEFDKVVQSLRLVIARLGSNGNMVLDELRSNGLGYNNLLFIATVMLELNAAKSALMPLLLVEEPEAHLHPQLQILLANFLSDPQGIHQAKVQTLVTTHSPTIAAHVSPANLRILHRGKDEALRCASFGDCSIEKRQLQQLRRMFDVTKAAILFAKGVLLVEGITEALLLPVLARREGFNLEAAGVSVVPVCGVDFVSICNLYGDKGLHTPIAVVTDGDSGTERCGSGKASEWESKLPKFDTNGKPMICDRVVKLKKEYENHEFIRIHNSDVTLEYSLASAGEKNPSIMCDVWVNQFEKTPKTLNHEKLKACNGKHSEQVLTIWRGICLADTAYSKAEFAQALAETLEEKNVQGQYLIPTSDFVVPKYLKDAFGHVAQKSTKASN
- the sppA gene encoding signal peptide peptidase SppA; amino-acid sequence: MIRHYLLASLLLLFTSLFCTPARSADTDKKKDSGPVIAHMKISGSLSEGPGGAEGLFGGGNSDNLSSRLEKIHKAKLDPNVKALYLQIEEPSLGLFSFGKIEELRKAIADFRTSGKPAVAYLESIGGLEYLIASACDTIAIPESGEFGLTGLHLEMQFFKEIFEKVKIKADFLTMGEAKGAADPYLRTEMSPENRKQYEMVLDDLYEKSLIEGIKNDRPAKKWTTEQVKELINTAPHTAKKALEVGLVDQLAYPNEFEASLIKKFEDGKSKIVRNYGKKVDPDADNPFAALMKIMQPQKKTSSKKPKIAVIYAVGEISTGKSGGGLMGGHTMGSTTMVEAIEQADKDETVKAIVLRIDSPGGSALASDLMWNALRNCKKPVIASMGDVAASGGYYIAMGAKKVYAEPGTLTGSIGVLGGKLVLGETFKWLGLHTQTLNRGQNAGWSSTNTIFSESERKAITNVMSNVYDQFLDRTVQNRKAAGVDLPLDKLKPIAGGRIWTGRQAKERGLVDELGTLHDALEEAKKEAKFDPKVEPELLILPEPTNFLDRFLDGGLGARVNVLNQLGLSSDSLLGLGEHLKMLEPFFNNPREKVWLLAPVNGKIR
- a CDS encoding IS630 family transposase; protein product: MKVALPISLSEEERQTLTAWSRGRSTPARLVLRAKIILAAAAGVLNKDIAQQCGTSKPTVARWRTRFAKLRLAGIERDASRPGRTPAISGKVVEEILRKTTQEKPSGATHWSTRTMAQEVGVSKATVQRVWSSHGLKPHLLKTFQVSNDPQFAEKLWDVVGLYLNPPEHALVLSCDEKSQIQALDRTQKSLPMVPGRCGTLTHDYMRHGTTTLFAALNVAEGVVIGECMPRHRHQEWIKFLKRIDAATDPSLDLHLIVDNYATHKHPKVRRWLARHPRFHMHFTPTSSSWMNLVERWFRDLTDKRLRRGTFRSVPQLIQAIEDYIDHHNNTGKGFQWTAKAEAILEKVRRARATLDKTPSV